The following are from one region of the Hydrogenophaga sp. BPS33 genome:
- a CDS encoding SCO family protein: MAQTPDEPLTLTVHSLPQLDRASADAAAATRKGRWKMLGLMLVCAAPVIASYFMYYVVRPQGRTNYGELIDPQRPLPNWTGIDTQGRAVPLDALKKQWLLVSVSDGACNEACVQRLYLQRQLREMLGREKDRLDWVWLRTGDAALPASLQQATVAAQVLKVDAPALATWLQPAPGQNIEDHLYVVDPLGNWMMRFPANLDPAQAKRDLDRLLRASSSWDKEGRDAN; encoded by the coding sequence ATGGCACAGACGCCCGATGAACCCCTGACACTGACCGTGCACAGCCTGCCGCAGCTCGATCGCGCCAGCGCCGATGCGGCCGCCGCCACGCGCAAGGGTCGCTGGAAGATGCTGGGCCTGATGCTGGTGTGCGCCGCGCCGGTCATTGCGTCGTACTTCATGTATTACGTGGTGCGCCCACAGGGTCGCACCAACTATGGCGAGTTGATCGACCCACAGCGCCCGTTGCCGAACTGGACGGGCATCGACACCCAGGGCCGCGCCGTGCCGTTGGACGCGTTGAAGAAACAATGGTTGCTCGTGAGCGTGTCCGACGGTGCCTGCAACGAGGCCTGCGTGCAGCGCCTGTACCTGCAACGCCAGCTGCGCGAGATGCTGGGGCGCGAAAAGGACCGGTTGGACTGGGTCTGGCTGCGCACGGGCGATGCGGCCCTGCCCGCGTCCTTGCAGCAGGCCACGGTGGCCGCGCAGGTGCTCAAAGTCGACGCGCCGGCGCTGGCCACCTGGCTGCAGCCCGCGCCGGGTCAGAACATCGAAGACCACTTGTATGTGGTCGATCCCTTGGGCAACTGGATGATGCGTTTCCCCGCCAACCTCGATCCGGCGCAGGCCAAGCGCGATCTGGACCGCTTGCTGCGCGCCTCGTCCTCCTGGGACAAAGAGGGCAGGGACGCGAACTGA
- a CDS encoding COX15/CtaA family protein codes for MDTQPLYDLTPIARMMFLGVVIALGPLAWVWVRNRHAPPAQRLRVLTLVTLFLTFDLVLFGAFTRLTDSGLGCPDWPGCYGSVSPVGASSAIAAAQESMPHGPVTFSKAWIEMIHRYLATAVGVLILVLSLVSLVERKRLSVSYVWPLFTLVWVCLQGAFGALTVTMKLFPAIVTLHLLGGLVLLALLRAQATAYALAEPGHCAPVGLPGRLRWALLGVYVLLWLQIALGGWVSTNYAVLACSEFPTCQGSWWPEMHLREGFTLWRELGLNHLGEAIAFPALTAIHYVHRLAAYGVLAALLWLAWRLWRVDGMRATARGLLLLAVWQFASGLTNVVLDWPLLAAVGHTGGAAALVIVLTGALAGTRRASAHHPASTLSPTPFSTPLR; via the coding sequence ATGGACACGCAGCCGCTCTACGACCTCACCCCCATCGCGCGCATGATGTTTCTGGGCGTGGTGATCGCGCTCGGCCCACTGGCGTGGGTGTGGGTGCGCAACCGCCATGCGCCGCCCGCGCAGCGCCTTCGGGTGCTGACCCTGGTCACGCTGTTCCTGACCTTCGACCTGGTGCTGTTCGGCGCCTTCACCCGCCTGACCGATTCCGGCCTGGGCTGCCCCGATTGGCCGGGCTGTTATGGCAGTGTGAGCCCGGTGGGTGCGAGCAGTGCGATCGCGGCCGCGCAGGAATCCATGCCGCACGGCCCCGTGACCTTCTCCAAGGCCTGGATCGAAATGATCCACCGCTACCTGGCCACGGCGGTGGGCGTGCTGATTCTGGTGCTCTCCCTCGTGAGCTTGGTCGAGCGCAAGCGCTTGAGCGTGTCGTACGTGTGGCCCTTGTTCACGCTGGTGTGGGTGTGTCTGCAGGGCGCTTTCGGCGCGCTCACTGTGACCATGAAGCTGTTCCCGGCCATCGTCACCCTGCACCTGCTCGGTGGCCTGGTGTTGTTGGCGCTGCTGCGCGCGCAAGCCACGGCCTATGCGCTGGCCGAGCCCGGCCACTGCGCCCCGGTGGGCCTGCCCGGCCGGTTGCGCTGGGCGCTGCTGGGCGTGTATGTATTGCTGTGGCTGCAGATCGCGCTCGGCGGCTGGGTCAGCACCAACTACGCGGTGTTGGCCTGCAGCGAGTTCCCGACCTGCCAGGGCAGCTGGTGGCCCGAGATGCATCTGCGCGAAGGTTTCACCCTCTGGCGCGAGCTGGGCTTGAACCACCTGGGCGAAGCCATCGCCTTTCCCGCGCTCACCGCGATCCACTACGTGCACCGGCTTGCGGCCTATGGCGTGCTGGCCGCCCTGTTGTGGCTGGCCTGGCGGCTGTGGCGGGTGGACGGCATGCGCGCCACCGCGCGCGGGCTGCTGCTGCTGGCCGTGTGGCAGTTCGCCAGCGGCCTGACCAATGTGGTGCTCGACTGGCCGCTGCTCGCCGCCGTGGGCCACACGGGTGGTGCCGCCGCGCTGGTGATCGTGCTTACCGGCGCGCTCGCCGGCACGCGCCGCGCGAGCGCGCACCACCCCGCATCGACACT